Genomic window (Oryza sativa Japonica Group chromosome 3, ASM3414082v1):
GCCTAAAATATGATTTGTGCCCCCAAATTAGTAAGAGGTATTTAACAGGGATATTATATTATTCGGCAATGATTAGGCGAAAGTAATTGTTTCCATGTGTTAATCTGTTTACTTGGTGAATAATCCCAGGTTACTACCCGAAATTTCTAGATAAAATGTGCTAAGTTTACATTCTGAATCTTTTAAGGATTATATACTGCTATCTGTTTGGTTTGGCTAACTCATTGCTTAGCTTAATCCAACTACTTTAGTGATTGTAACACTTGCTTGGGGATGGTTCTGTGTAGGGGTGCAGTGCAGAGGAAGGAGGGCAAGTAGACAAGAATCACCTTATTGGTACCTGACGAATTTACTCCAAGCTTTCCTGTGGTTGCCACATGCTGGTCAGCCCCTCCATCTCCTCTGGCTGCCTAGTTAGTGGTGGACAAGATAAACATGTTGAGCCTGAGTTGCTGTTGGGTTTTGGTGTGTGGAAGAATCTACAGGCATGAATAGAGGTGCCATTGTTCTGTGGATTGAATGTTGTGGTGCAGCTGGTTGCCTTGTTCCTCCTCTGCTGCTTGGTTTGTCTAACTGATCGGCCCCTAGCTAGCTGGCCTTACAATGGTGAACTGGGTCACCATCTGTTCATGGCGATGGTTAGGATGATGGCAGTGGAAGGATGAAGAATGGCACTGCGCTGCTTGCCTGCTTGGCTACTATTGTGCTAAATAAGGAATGTCAAGTGGCCTAGCACTTGTTTGCTCCTCACTGGTTGAGGGTGGCAGCCCACTCCTCTCACTGTGTGGGGCTTGACTAATTGAGCTCAGGTGTGGCTAAGGTTTGACTCCTTGCTCAGATGTGGCTCTCTTCATCGTGGACACAGGTGTGGCTTTTGTGCGGCATAGTTTGATTGGTCAGTTTGTATTCTAGGCAACATGTTCATAATGAGTAATATTAATTCGCTTTAGCTGTTTATTGATTGATAGAAGAAATTAATGGTTGATTAATCATTCCTTAATACATTGATGTATCTGTATTCGTATATAGCTTTTTATAGTATGTGTAAATTGAACACTTACTAATTACGATGGCACTTGTAATACCGAATCTTCAACCATTTGTGTGTATGTGGATGCATTTGAATAATCTGAGGTTTTTGTTTTACCATAATTTATATTGATTATTTAGTTAGTCAGGCGATTTAGCCTCTTAACTGTTAACTTGATTTGTGATTCAAATTTGGGTTGTTTCAGCGACGGGCATTGGGGGTCGCTGgtgtgttgctgctgctgtcgaggtagggtggtggaggtggagggatgGTGCTGGGACTGGGTGTAGCCAACCAGCCAGCCATGGGTAACAGCACCTCCAGGGTCGTTGGCTGCTTCGCACCAGCAGACAaggccgccggtggcggcgtcggttTGGAGTTCCTGCAGCCGCTGGACGAAGGACTCGGCCATTCCTTCTGCTATGTCCGCCCAGGGGCCATCACTGACTCGCCGGCCATCACGCCATCCAACTCCGAGAGGTACACGCTCGACTCCTCCGTGCTGGATTCGGAGACCCGCAGCGGGTCATTCCGGCAGGAGGTTGTCGTTGtcgacgacctggcggcggcagcCATGGCCGGGTTGCAGAGGCCGAGCAAGAGTTTCTCGGAGACCACCTTCCGGACGATCTCGGGGGCCTCCGTCAGCGCCAACCCGTCCTCGGCTCGGACAGGCAATCTGTGTGTGTCCCTTGCTGCTGATGTGCAGGAGCCTGCCGCCGCATTCGAGAGCACCGCCTCTTTCGCCGCCGTTCCGTTGCAGCCGGTGCCACGGGGATCAGGGCCGCTCAATACCTTCTTGTCAGGGCCGCTTGAGAGAGGATTTGCGTCGGGGCCGCTGGACAAAGGCGCTGGGTTCATGTCTGGGCCACTGGATAAAGGAGTCTTCATGTCTGGTCCTATTGACAGTGGCAACAAAAGCAACTTCTCGGCACCTCTTTCGTATGGTCGGAGGAAGGCTGGTCTCGGACAGCTTGTACGTAGCATTAGCAGACCGATGAGAAGTGCGCTGTCAAGAACATTTAGTAGGAGCTCACAAGGTACTGGTTGGGTCCAAAGATTTCTGTTGCATCCTATGGCTCAACTGAGCTTGTCGAGGGATGCAAAGGGCACTTCGGAAGATTCACATAATGGGTTGGAAGCTGGGCTCCCTGAGCTTGAGTATAGTGTAACAAGGAACCTGCAGTGGGCTCATGGCAAGGCAGGAGAGGATAGGGTTCATGTTGTCCTCTCTGAAGAGCAAGGGTGGTTGTTTATTGGAATTTATGATGGTTTTAGCGGTCCGGATGCACCGGACTTCTTAATGAGCAATCTATACAAGGCCATTGATAAAGAGCTGGAAGGACTGCTCTGGGTTTATGAAGACAGTCCTGAAGGGAGTGCTCAAGTATCTACTCTTGGAGAGGGTGAATCCGTTGCAGTTCCTCAGGACCTGCCTGATGGAGGTGACATTCTGTTCCAAGCTGATAGTGTTGAATCAGAACAACTTGTTAATTCTGAGGAACAAGATGTATCCAATGTGAAGATAAGTGATGGGGGTGCTTCGCAAGTTCAGATGGATTTGAACACCAGTGGTCAGAGAGATTTAGTGTTGCAGGCTTCAAGTAATCAGAAGTTGAATGCTGGTGAAATAGTCGAGGAAAAGGTGGGGGCTGATATGGGGAATAATCTCCAGAGTACAGAGTCTTATAACTCTGGTAGAGATATTTCAAATACAGATGTAAACACTAGCTTTGGTTGTACATCAGATGTAAACACTAGTACTTGTTGTAATGAAGATGTCAAATCACCGAAAGAAATCAGGAGCAGACGACTTTTTGAGCTACTTGAGATGGAATTGCTCGAAGAATATAATAGAAATGTTTCCAAATTATCACCAGAGGGAATGAAAGGGAGGAGCATATTTAATATGCAGGCAGGAACTACAGAAGAAAGCTCTAGGGATATAGCCGAGCTCTCTAGGTCTTCAATGGCAGCAACTGGAGAATGTCTTGATGATTTTGAGAATGATAAACATTCAAGATCAGGTGACGGTGTGCTTGGGGTAGATCCAAAAGAGTGTAATGAATGCTCAAtttcatcatcgtcatcaggGCACAAACAAATTCTGAGAAGATATTTGTTTGGGTCAAAGCTGAGGAAGATGTACAAGAAGCAAAAATTGTTGCAGAAGAAGTTTTTCCCTTGGAACTATGATTGGCATAGAGACCAACCTCATGTTGATGAAAGTGTTATCAAACCTTCTGAAGTTACTAGGAGATGCAAATCAGGACCAGTAGACCACGATGCTGTATTGAGGGCAATGTCACGGGCGCTTGAAAACACTGAGGAAGCATACATGGACGTAGTGGAAAGGGAGCTTGATAAAAATCCTGAGCTCGCGTTGATGGGTTCATGTGTGCTTGTGATGTTGATGAAAGATCAGGATGTATATGTTATGAATCTTGGAGATAGCCGAGTTGTCTTGGCACAAGATAATGAGCAATACAATAACTCAAGCTTCTTAAAGGGTGATTTAAGACATCGTAACAGGTCAAGGGAGTCACTTGTTCGTGTTGAACTTGATAGGATATCTGAGGAGTCACCAATGCATAATCCTAATAGCCACCTAAGCAGCAACACAAAAACTAAGGAATTGACTATTTGTAAATTAAAGATGAGAGCAGTTCAACTATCGACTGATCATAGTACAAGTGTTGAGGAGGTATGTTTCTGATATTTGATTGTTACATTCTTTCATTTGATTTTAGCATCTTCTGTCCTGCATGACAATTTGGTGATTTTGATTCATCTGTCAAATCATGCATATTTTAGCAAGTCATTTATTACCATCGTTGTGATTCCCTGAAAATCTCGGTAGGATATTAAATGTACCGTGTGCCTGAGCCAGAGTGATGCTATATATGTCCTCTTAATGTGATGGCTTACACTGAATTTGATGGTATTGATTGTTGAGTCTGCTCTCCTAAAAAATGCTGTAGATTTTACTTGGGTTAAACCATTAAAGTTAATGTCAAGTACATTAACCAACAGGAAGACAACAATTGAGGAAATCATTTGGAAGAGAAAATATGATAATTATTTTGTATGCTATCTTTGTTCTGGTCAACAAAATGAAGCTTATGAGCTATCTGGACGTTCTTCATTATTACTTGACTTTCTCTCAAGACATGTCAAAAAATGAGTTGATTTTTATTAGCTTGCTGAGTCGTTGTTAATGTTTGTTCATCTGCTTTGAGGCATACGGAGGATCAAAGCTGCCGCATGCAAAATTGAGGTCCTAGGAATAGCAAATAGTTATGCTATATTTTGTTAGCATGAATCATGGCTGCCAGTTAATTAGTActtccaagtttttttttttgagggggaaaggcaggagctctgccaatTTCATTAAGGAGGATAGAAATGATACAGGTTCACCTCTCAAAGGTTCCACAGAAGAAATCACAGGGTTGTAGGGGAGAGAATACAGGAGATTTTAAGAAAATGTAAAGCAACAAGCATCAAATCCGACGCATAATCATCTGCGTAACCTGAGCTTCATCGAAGGCTTTGCACATTGCAATGATGGAGTCAACCACTTGCGGAACCGTGCTATACACGCCATTGAAAATCCTGTTGTTCCTCTGTAACCAGATCCCCCAAGCCATATACATTAGGCCATCCAAATTTCGTCTTTGCTCCTTGACCATTGATTTCCTGCAAGTTTCCCACCATGCCAATATGTCTCCATTGAAGAGATTTGTAGCGTGCATTTGGAGTCCTAGTTTGGACCAAATTGTGCTCCAAACCTGTTTCGCGAATGAGCACTCCATGATGAGATGTCGGGCTGTCTCTGGCTCGATGCCGCATAGGGAACAGATGGGGCTGTTGTCCCATCCCCTGAGCTGAAGCTTGTCAGAGGTCAAGATTTTCCTGTGTACCATAAGCCAAGCCAAAAACCTGCATTTGTTTTCAGTCTTCGCCTTCCAAGTTCCCAATATCAAATCCTGTTTCAGATTGACCAAAACCAAACGCAGGTACATAAAACAAGATTCACATACCATATACCTTATAATTATTCAACACAAACTCTATTATCTACTCTGTGGGTCTACACATTAACATCCTTTCAGATTTAATAACTTATTTCTTAGTAATCTGTTGTCCTTGACCCTCCTAACGTCAaacatttatattttcaagTGCCACCTCAATAGTACTCTGACGCTCTCTATTTTCCACTGAGAATATAGTTTGCATAATCATGAAAATGGTACTAGCTCACCTTGCAAATACACCTTCTGAAAGAATGAATACTTTTTTCGAAATTTCTTTGGAGGTAGTGATAAAGCTACTCTGAATATTCAGTCATGTTGTTTGGAAGTGTCCTGATGTGCTGTTGGTTACATTCTCATATGGATGAAATCAGCATCTCTATCGACTATAAATTTCTTGGAAGCAATCGTATTCTCTTTTGTAGCTAGCTGTTAGAACAGGATGTGAAACGGGCAATGTAAAAAGTTTCGCAGTGTGAATCCTTCATTTGTGCCTTATGTTTTTCTGGGAGAATGGAGCTTTTATGCTAGAGGGATTATTTGGTTAAAACACCTATGTTGTTTGTTCAGGTTTTACATTTATAAAGTTAGGCTTACCGTTTTATCTTGTACTCTATTTTAAAGATGATAATTATTTGTTAACCTCATTGTTCTTTCTATGTTCTCTGCAGGAAGTCTCGAGGATTAGGGCAGAACATCCTGACGACCCTCAATCTGTATTTAATGACAGGGTGAAAGGACAGTTGAAGGTTACAAGAGCGTTTGGTGCAGGTTTTCTAAAGAAGGTAgcttagagttttttttttttttgtgtccaTGGCTGTTGTTCACTGCTTTTATGTCCAAGGTTCTGTTGAAAACCAAATATTACAGTGATTCTGTTGAACAAACCAAATATTACAGTTAGAGGTACCCTACGATGCAAACCAAATATTTCAGTGATTCTGTTGAAAAAATGAACTGGCAGTATCAATATAACAATGAAAAGCAATATGATACCATCTAATCAGAAAATTGAAGATTAATTGTTAATGTGAAATTTTTTTGTAGGATTGTAGTTGATGTTATTAAATCTTTTTTGAAATAAATAGGTATGAAGTAAGTTTCTCTTTGGATATGACATACACACATTTGTAGTCTTAGACATTCCCAAAGGTGTTTTTATATATGTTGTAACTTCGAAGGTTATATTACAATGTAATATTCTATTATGCAAACGGTTAAAATATCTTCTTTGCCTGTTGCAGCCAAAATTTAATGACATACTACTTGAGATGTTTCGCATCGACTATGTTGGAACATCATCATATATCAGCTGCAACCCTGCTGTCCTTCACCACCGTCTTTGCTCAAATGACCGGTTTCTTGTCCTGTCCTCAGATGGACTGTATCAATATTTCAGCAATGATGAGGTTGTTTCACATGTTGCATGGTTTATGGAAAATGTACCAGAGGGTGATCCTGCTCAATACCTTGTAGCCGAGCTGTTATGCCGTGCAGCAAAAAAGAATGGTGAGTTATGTCTTTATTCATACAGCATGTACTATTTGGTTCATACAAGGAAATGACACTTTACTGTGGTGAACATTTTTATCTATGCCATCAGTGAGAGTATCAGGCTAAAGTACACTCAACTAGATCTGTTACGATCCGTAATAACTAAAATCTCATAACAAATTAGACTGCTAATAGCATTGTTATCAATGCCTCTTTACATTTGTATGTTAACATGGTTGAACTTTGGCGTGTCAATTGATGACATATGCTCACTCAGTTTGATATATGACACTTTCATGCATTGCCTTGCTACCTTTGAATCCTTCATGGTCTTGCTACTACCTTTACCAATCAAGACTCCGGTCATACCTTGGTTGTCTTGAAATTGTTGAAGCAATTCACGGTCCTATTAGGACTCTGGAAATAtcctattattttttaaaggGATTGACCCAACATTTCTTTACCACATGAGCTATTTCCATATATATTTGCTACTTTACTAGCTCCCAGGAACTCCTTTTCTATTTTGGCATACGATATGTATATTTGTATGAACCGAGTTGTATATAGTAATGCTATTTTTTCAAGCTTTGAATTATTGCCTGAAATAAAACTATAGAAGAACTATTGTGCTCGTCATTCTCCAAAAGCTAACCCTTTTATCTTGGGTATTGTATGATACACGCAGGCATGGACTTTCATGAGTTGCTGGATATCCCTCAGGGTGATCGCCGAAAATACCATGATGATGTTTCTGTTATGGTAATTTCCCTTGAAGGCAGAATTTGGCGATCTTCTGGTTGAGCATCAAGATGTGACTTGGTCTGTTCCTTGCAGCCTCACTTAGCGTAGTGAATTATCAATCAGAAAAGGCATCATTGTCTTGTTCATTGTCTTCAGTTTTTGAAGTTCTGATCAAATTTCATTAGGCAATACATAGTGCCTTTTCTGCCTTAACATTTTGGATTTGTGGTGCATGCTTGGCCAGTCCAACTTTGACTTATACATGTTTCTTGTTTCTTATTAGTAAAAAGGTTCATTTTTGTGGGGATTTTTATTCCCTGTGCCTTCTATTAGCTTACTTTAAGTGTATTGTGTATATTTGTGTTTCCATTTTGTTTTCCTTCATTTGAAAACAGGGCGTGGGGGATTGGAATTTGTGCATTACAACTGCTGCTGGAGCTGTCTGATCTACAGGTTTTTTTTCAGCATTACTCCATCTGTTTGGGGGCATATGGCTGGTGGTTGTGCACTGtacatcagcagcagcagctgccttGTGCATTTTGGTAGCCATTCTCAAGCTTTCATTCATGTGCCAATTTGACTGTTTAATCTGTAATGGTTTGTTTTTGCAAAATGTCGCATTATTCAGATGTTGCAGAAGGGAATGTACAAAAGAGACACTTCCCTATTTCTAAGGGAGCTTAAAAGCTTGATCATGAATGAATGATCCATGTTCTATACTATTCACTTGTCTTTCTGAGCTAAGAATCCTTTGGAGTTGTTACTAGCTAGACAAAAAAATGTACCGGCAGTGAGATCTCTGCTAAAAAATGTACCGGCAGTGAGTTGTTGGTTAGTATGTTTTGTTATCCGCTTCTCTATAGGATGGAAAACTGGAAATGGAaaacttccttttcttttctttttttactacaGATGATTGGTGCATATTCGTGCAAATTGTAgattaaaatatactccctccatcctaaaatgtttgacgccgttgacttttttttaaatgtttgaccgttcgtcttattcaaaaaatttaagtaattattaattcttttcctatcatttgatttattgttaaatatacttttatgtatacatatagttttacacatttcacaaaagtttttgaataagacgaacggtcaaatatgtttaaaaaagttaacggtgtcaaacatttaggaaaggAGGGAGGATATACAAGTCTGTTGCTATTTTCCTTTCAAAGAGGTACTTTTGGGACTGTTTGAGCTACCTGCTCCTTAGAAAACTATCTTAGGATAAGTTCGTGGTGACGTCGATCAATTATCCATGTACTGAAAAGGCTGGATTCGTTATGCACCAAACTTTTCAGAGTACAACTGTACAAGCTATAGCATGCTTATGCCGTAGTGTACTATTGTCCATAATTTTGTCTTGGTGTAGTATGATTCATGCAGGGAAGAGTAGAGGCTGTTACAGTATTGACCAAGTGTGTACTTCACCCACTAGATAGTTGTACTTAATTTGGTTTCTGTACGACCCTATACGAGCTAATCTGTGACGACTACACTCTACAGCACTTGGTCTGTAAGTTGGGTCTGGTTgttcccaattttttctttaaacttttaactttttcatcacatcaaaacttctaattttttcgtcacatcgttccaatttcaatcaaacttttaattttaacgtgaactataCACAGCCTTGGCAGCATTTCAAGTCAAAAGTTCGAACCAGCTGATAGATGATGAATGAAACTGAGTTCATGTCACATTATTTAAGGGCACCCAAGAATaaattaagggcccctttgaatcgtagggtagaaaaaacagaggaataggaaaaacattggattctgacaggaattgaagtgtaaaaaacagaggattgcaaaacacaggaaaaacataggaatggtcgtttgattggagcgtaggaaaaacgtaggaatcggatgagagagatagactcaaaggaaattttccaataggttggagctcttgctaaatttcctccaaaatccacatgcaatgtgccattccataggaatttcatagaatttggaaagcttcgatcctttgaatcaaagggccaaataggaaaatttcctataggatttgaatcttatgaaatttctatataaatcctttgattcaaaggggccctaaatatTAGAAATTTGAGAAGTTTATTTATTGAAGTTCTCTATGTAATACCGTTGAAAGGTTTTACAAACATCACACCGTTTAGAAATTTTGGAAACCTGTTGGGGGATAATCCACGATGTTGTTCTGAACTAAAattgagtttggaattttttttcttcatgtgCAAACAAACAACAACGAATTGGCGTTAAGATTGTGACATCGAGATTGAAAATATATGTCCTCATCTTTTAGATAGCTGAAAATGATGAATTATTTTTATGGtagctatttgagggtataaCTGAATGAATCAATCACTATAAAGTTAAAATATTTGCTTTAGAAATCTATTAcaagaaaattttatataaccTTTAACACTAAACGCAAGCGCGCAAAGAAAATCTAGAATGAGAAAAGGACCAAACAGGGCCTAGCACATGTATCTCCAATTGCAGCAGAAGTTAAATTCTCTCTTGCACCAAGAATACGCcattaggccattcccaacccaataacTAGAATGGTGTCCATagtattaaataagctgccacatAGGATGAAAagtgatgtggcaagtgaataaacgaaaaaagagaaggaaatcatgtcttgcatgagacatggtttctacacaacatctaagacatcatgtgagataagtagtattaaatttatgtatagaataGTAGTATTTGTATTGGAAGAGTGGTGCCTACTACTAGTtttttgatgatgtggagtttatagaAACTATGTCAGTGTTTTGGGTTGGGAATAGCCTTATGCTACTTCTAAACACCTTCCAATTCACAACGTTTTGactccgttttttttttcataaatctGGCATCTCAGACCCCACTTCATCAAACTGTCCTGCATAATGTAGCTGCCAATCTCTGAACTGCAGAAGGTCCAACCAACTGGCAGAATCAAATTTTGCTGCTCTctttgtaaaataaaaaaataaaaaaaaatccaagaaataCTTGACTGGTTAGCTGGTCTTGTTAATTAATATTAATGGGATCTTGGATTCCCAGCTGACTTTGCAAAGCAAACGCATTCGAGTAAGTATCACGCTGGCTGTACACGGTTGCTCATGTAACTAGTATAATATCCTGAACTAACCCACTAATTCATCATTATCTTTGTGCT
Coding sequences:
- the LOC4332941 gene encoding protein phosphatase 2C 32 — translated: MVLGLGVANQPAMGNSTSRVVGCFAPADKAAGGGVGLEFLQPLDEGLGHSFCYVRPGAITDSPAITPSNSERYTLDSSVLDSETRSGSFRQEVVVVDDLAAAAMAGLQRPSKSFSETTFRTISGASVSANPSSARTGNLCVSLAADVQEPAAAFESTASFAAVPLQPVPRGSGPLNTFLSGPLERGFASGPLDKGAGFMSGPLDKGVFMSGPIDSGNKSNFSAPLSYGRRKAGLGQLVRSISRPMRSALSRTFSRSSQGTGWVQRFLLHPMAQLSLSRDAKGTSEDSHNGLEAGLPELEYSVTRNLQWAHGKAGEDRVHVVLSEEQGWLFIGIYDGFSGPDAPDFLMSNLYKAIDKELEGLLWVYEDSPEGSAQVSTLGEGESVAVPQDLPDGGDILFQADSVESEQLVNSEEQDVSNVKISDGGASQVQMDLNTSGQRDLVLQASSNQKLNAGEIVEEKVGADMGNNLQSTESYNSGRDISNTDVNTSFGCTSDVNTSTCCNEDVKSPKEIRSRRLFELLEMELLEEYNRNVSKLSPEGMKGRSIFNMQAGTTEESSRDIAELSRSSMAATGECLDDFENDKHSRSGDGVLGVDPKECNECSISSSSSGHKQILRRYLFGSKLRKMYKKQKLLQKKFFPWNYDWHRDQPHVDESVIKPSEVTRRCKSGPVDHDAVLRAMSRALENTEEAYMDVVERELDKNPELALMGSCVLVMLMKDQDVYVMNLGDSRVVLAQDNEQYNNSSFLKGDLRHRNRSRESLVRVELDRISEESPMHNPNSHLSSNTKTKELTICKLKMRAVQLSTDHSTSVEEEVSRIRAEHPDDPQSVFNDRVKGQLKVTRAFGAGFLKKPKFNDILLEMFRIDYVGTSSYISCNPAVLHHRLCSNDRFLVLSSDGLYQYFSNDEVVSHVAWFMENVPEGDPAQYLVAELLCRAAKKNGMDFHELLDIPQGDRRKYHDDVSVMVISLEGRIWRSSG